The following DNA comes from Planctomycetota bacterium.
TTGCGGATGGTTTCGGCTGCTTTCGCGTCGCTCGTCACGATGCAGATGACCGGCGTCTTTAGGTACTCGCCCGCCACGCGCCGGACCTCTTCGGGTGTCACGGCGCGGACGCGCTCGATTTCCTCGCGCGCGAATTCGGCGCCCAGTCCCAGCGCCTCGTCCACCGCCGCCTCGAACGCCCAGCCGTCCACCGTCTCGCGCCCGAGTTCCTTGGCCGTGACGATCGTCGCGCGGGCCGGCGCCAGTTCCTTCTCCTCGAAGCGGTGCGACGCCGCCCGTTTCATCGCCGACTCGATCGTCCGGGCGACCTCGGCCGCCTTCTCCGGCTGGCACACGGCGTAGGCCGCAAAGCACCCCGGCAGGAGGCCCGTCATCGTGTACGCGTGCACCTCGTACACCAGACCTTTGCCGCGCAACTCCTCGTGCAGCCAACCGCTCGGCATCTGGTACCCCGAGACGACCGTGTCGAGCACGTCCATCGGGAATCGGTCGCGAATGTTGTAGATATCCATTCCGGGATAGGCGACATAGACGATCGCGGCGCCTTTCTCGGACGGCTTGATGTACACCTCCCGCCCCGCGGTCTTGCGCGGCGCGACGTCCGCCGGAAACTTGAGGTTCGGATTCGCCGGCAAACTTTCCACTTGCCGCGCGACGTAATTGGCCGCCTTCACCAAGTCCATCCCGCCGAAGACGGCCACCACGAGGTTGTTTCCCACCACCAGGCGTTTATGCCAGCCGGCGAGGTCCTCGCGCCCCAAGGCCGCCACGACTTCCGCCGAGCCCTGCACGGGGAACCGGTACGGCGAATCCGTGAAGAAGCACCGCTGGAAAAAGAGGGCCGCCTCGCCGTGCGGCGTGTCCTCCATCTGCGCGAGTTCCGCCAGCAGTTGCCCCCGCATCAGTTCGACCTCCTGGGGCGGAAAGGTCGGCTCCAGCACGCTCGCCGACGCCAGGTCGAACGTCTTCTCAAAATCCTCCGCCAGGCACCGCGCCGAAAGGTAAATCGTGTTCCGTCCCGACGAGGCGTTCAGGTCCGCCCCCATCGCGTCGGTCGCGGAGGCAATCTCAGATGCCGTGTGCCTCGACGTTCCCTTGAGGAGCATCCGGCTCATGAAGTGCGAGATGCCCGCGTTCTTCTCCGACTCAATCGAAAGGCCCCCGCGCAGGCCCATCTGAATGCTCACCGTCTGGCTATCCGCGACCGGGCACAGGAGCAGCCGCACCCCGTTCGCCAGCACGCGCGAGATGATCTCCGGCCGCTGCGACGCGACGGCAGGCGCGGGCGGTTTCTCGCCCTCGGCCGGCGTTTTTTCCTTCGGCCGCACGACCGTTTCGCACAGGACCTCCGGCCTCAGGTACTTGGCCGCCACACGCTTCACGTCCTCGAGCGTCACGCCCTGGATGTTCCGCACGTAGCGGTCCGAGAAGTGCGGGTCGCCCACCAGGAGCGCGTTGGTCCCGAGGTCGGCGGCTATTGTCTCGCAGGCCTGGAGCGAGAAGACGTACTCGCTCGTCTTCTGGCGCTTCGCGCGCGCAAGTTCCTCGGCCGTGATCCCCTCGCGCGCCGCCCGCGCCAGATGCTCGAGCGCCGCCGTCCGCGCCGCCTCGGCCCTTTCCGGCTCCGCCTGAAAGAGGACGCTCAGCCGCCCGCCGTCGTACCCCGCGGGCGTGTAACTGAAACACGTAATCTCCTGCACCAGGCCGCGCCGCTCCCGCAGGTCCGCCACCAGCCGCGACGCCCGCCCTTCCCCCAGCACGAACGCCAGGATGTCCAGCGGATACAAATCTGGATGCGTCAGTTGAACCGTCGGAAACTCGAGGATCGCCCGCACGCTCGCGACGTCCATCTTCTCTTCG
Coding sequences within:
- a CDS encoding pitrilysin family protein, yielding MRRAAAWSSVAALVLSALVAGGCRLAGEERPEATPAPIESVRPARERIERLPNGLEVIVRERHLGGVAAFRVYVGAGSLNEGEYAGSGISHLLEHVVSGGSTDERTEAATREALEAIGAQTNAHTSKQFVCYHGQAEAGRIGELIDIISDYVMNSRVDAKEFAREFEVVQREQERAEASPDQVLWRLADENFFLNHPARYPVIGYLDALRRLRREDLAAFYGRAVRPDNAVAVAVGDFNADQVFEEIRSALGGWERRSAAPVVLGPRETQVAPRRAEEKMDVASVRAILEFPTVQLTHPDLYPLDILAFVLGEGRASRLVADLRERRGLVQEITCFSYTPAGYDGGRLSVLFQAEPERAEAARTAALEHLARAAREGITAEELARAKRQKTSEYVFSLQACETIAADLGTNALLVGDPHFSDRYVRNIQGVTLEDVKRVAAKYLRPEVLCETVVRPKEKTPAEGEKPPAPAVASQRPEIISRVLANGVRLLLCPVADSQTVSIQMGLRGGLSIESEKNAGISHFMSRMLLKGTSRHTASEIASATDAMGADLNASSGRNTIYLSARCLAEDFEKTFDLASASVLEPTFPPQEVELMRGQLLAELAQMEDTPHGEAALFFQRCFFTDSPYRFPVQGSAEVVAALGREDLAGWHKRLVVGNNLVVAVFGGMDLVKAANYVARQVESLPANPNLKFPADVAPRKTAGREVYIKPSEKGAAIVYVAYPGMDIYNIRDRFPMDVLDTVVSGYQMPSGWLHEELRGKGLVYEVHAYTMTGLLPGCFAAYAVCQPEKAAEVARTIESAMKRAASHRFEEKELAPARATIVTAKELGRETVDGWAFEAAVDEALGLGAEFAREEIERVRAVTPEEVRRVAGEYLKTPVICIVTSDAKAAETIRK